The following proteins are encoded in a genomic region of Anabas testudineus chromosome 13, fAnaTes1.2, whole genome shotgun sequence:
- the LOC113172248 gene encoding period circadian protein homolog 2 isoform X1 → MSEDTDPKHYLYSTLKVRERKREKVGFQSEEEEGSTCTSVSQLHRMASSYSEGCGGGDGVELETELGLASEGSDSSHEHPASPHDDRKRPRPTLHEDVEMGGSGSSGSGTESHGNESHGNESHGNESVGSSNGNGKDSALMESSGSNKSSNSHSPSPPSSSNAFSLVSSEQDNPSTSGCSSEQSAKAKTQKELFKTLKELKMHLPSEKRSKGKSSTVNTLKYALRCVKQVKANEEYYQMLMINDSQPPGFDVSSYTIEEINSITSEYTLKNTDIFAVAVSLITGKIVYISDQAASILNCKREVFNNAKFVEFLTPQDVSVFYSFTTPYRLPSWSMCTGAESSPTECMQEKSFFCRISGGKEREGDLQYYPFRMTPYLMKVQDAELGEEQFCCLLLAERVHSGYEAPRIPPDKRIFTTTHTPNCVFQDVDERAVPLLGYLPQDLIGTPVLLNLHPSDRPLMLAVHRKILQYAGQPFDHSSIRFCARNGEYITIDTSWSSFVNPWSRKVSFVIGRHKVRMGPVNEDVFAAPAFHGGKIMDSDIQEISEQIHRLLLQPVHNMGSSGYGSHGSNGSHEQLVSIGSSSESNGNMTAGNTAEETGKAKPARTFQEICKGVHMLKNQDSQVCLHSSSPSPSPSSSKPEQKKTIDTASAQRTSAVRLKDSAPPLHVRDGTAATMEDFTCKDQTVCSYQQISCLDSVIRYLESCNIPITVKRKYQFSSNTTSSNSDDDKKGSEDGMQVPQDTATDPLMLDAQPGLSNMKAPKKPPSGAAAVVGGPLAPLTLPSKAESVVSITSQCSYSSTIVHVGDKKPQPESEIIEDVVESPAPPALPVSVVSPPSQEKEAYKRLGLTKQVLAAHTQKEEQAFLNRCRELRNARTFQKDCSTYLHKQRSPGNAEESSGLRGAAKQGTTRPETTAKKGNRNRKSKKPRMKHPDSSDSAVSNRKPRPPLQGLNQTSWSPSEASQSAFNVSYPAMVPAYPLYPPAPAASAQPPRPDPSLSTGFGEGQSTQAPPTATPFPAPIVTPVVALVLPNYLFPQIGQLGAAPRPTFFPEQTQTQPAYTTQQAFQPPQPAYTLQTQAPFTSQSAFPVQTAFTPQQPFQGAQTPYTTQQPFQAAQTAYTAQQPFATQPSFPVQTQFVAQGPYPPQPFPYTLAPEPPKAPAMENREGAASRSSTPASGAREPATSPPLFESRCSSPLQLNLLSMEEGQRSVERQDSTAPSAGGQGSSTAAVSGGVGAAGEKNGGTTMTEKHQQVESPGDGAHSDGNSSSCDLLDILLQEQEDSHSGTGSATSGSMGSGSGSGSGSGSGSGCNGCGTSASGASGSRTGSSNTSKYFGSVDSLEHDPKGKAKTRGEGGSEGSQSQAKVSAQGDGDHFIKYVLQEPLWLLMANADDKVMMTYQMPSRDIQKVLREDKERLRQMQKSQPHFTSDQRRELVEEHPWMRRGGLPAAINVKECVYCEDAAATPIEDDLPDMDMGVLGEELGQAGQNAASQSKESPQPQLNSAS, encoded by the exons ATGTCTGAGGACACTGATCCAAAGCACTACCTGTACTCAACCCTGAAAGTGCGTGAACGGAAACGGGAAAAGGTTGGCTTCCAGtcggaggaagaggagggttCTACCTGCACCTCAGTTAGCCAACTTCACCGCATGGCCAGCAGTTACAGTGAGGGTTGTGGAGGGGGGGATGGGGTTGAGCTGGAGACAGAGTTGGGACTGGCCTCTGAGGGTAGCGACAGCAGCCATGAACATCCGGCCTCTCCACACGATGACCGGAAGCGGCCACGCCCAACGTTACATGAAGATGTAGAGATGGGTGGCAGTGGCTCGAGTGGGAGTGGGACAGAATCCCATGGTAACGAGTCGCATGGCAATGAGTCCCATGGCAATGAATCTGTGGGCAGCTCGAACGGCAACGGAAAGGATTCTGCTCTCATGGAGTCTTCAGGCAGCAACAAGAG CTCGAATTCTCACAGCCCCTCACCACCAAGCAGTTCCAACGCCTTCAGCCTGGTGAGCTCTGAGCAGGACAACCCTTCAACCAGCGGCTGCAG CAGCGAACAGTCAGCCAAAGCTAAGACACAGAAGGAGCTCTTTAAGACCCTCAAGGAGCTAAAAATGCACTTGCCGTCAGAAAAGAGGAGCAAGGGCAAGTCCAGCACCGTCAATACGCTCAAATACGCACTGCGGTGTGTGAAACAGGTGAAAG CCAATGAAGAATACTACCAGATGCTGATGATCAATGACAGTCAGCCACCAGGGTTCGATGTGTCATCCTACACCATTGAGGAAATCAACAGCATCACCTCTGAATACACCCtcaaaaacact GATATATTTGCTGTCGCTGTCTCACTCATCACGGGGAAGATTGTTTACATCTCAGACCAGGCGGCATCCATCTTAAACTGCAAGCGTGAAGTGTTCAATAATGCCAAGTTTGTGGAGTTCCTAACACCTCAGGACGTCAGTGTGTTCTACAGCTTCACCACGCCCTACCGCCTGCCTTCATGGAGCATGTGCACCGGAGCAG AGTCATCTCCCACGGAGTGCATGCAGGAGAAATCCTTCTTTTGCCGCATCAG TGGTGGTAAGGAGCGTGAGGGGGATCTGCAGTATTATCCTTTCCGTATGACTCCTTATTTGATGAAAGTCCAGGATGCTGAGCTGGGCGAGGAGCAGTTCTGCTGCCTCTTGCTGGCTGAGAGGGTGCACTCAGGATATGAAG cACCCAGAATCCCCCCCGACAAACGTATCTTCACTACCACTCACACTCCTAACTGCGTGTTCCAGGATGTGGATGAGAG GGCTGTTCCTCTGTTGGGTTACCTCCCTCAGGACCTGATTGGTACCCCTGTGTTGCTTAATCTGCACCCAAGTGACAGGCCTTTAATGCTGGCAGTGCATCGCAAGA TCCTGCAGTATGCTGGTCAACCGTTTGACCACTCCTCGATCCGTTTCTGTGCAAGAAACGGTGAATATATCACCATCGACACCAGCTGGTCCAGCTTTGTTAACCCCTGGAGTCGCAAGGTCTCCTTTGTCATTGGCAGGCACAAAGTTCGTAT ggGTCCTGTGAATGAAGATGTCTTTGCAGCACCTGCTTTCCACGGAGGAAAGATCATGGATTCAGACATCCAGGAAATAAGTGAACAGATCCACAGGCTGCTGCTTCAA CCGGTCCACAACATGGGCTCCAGCGGTTATGGTAGCCATGGTAGCAATGGCTCCCATGAGCAACTGGTGAGCATCGGCTCATCCAGTGAGAGCAACGGGAACATGACGGCAGGGAATACAGCAGAGGAAACGGGCAAGGCCAAGCCTGCCAGGACGTTCCAGGAGATTTGTAAGGGTGTTCACATGCTGAAGAACCAGGACTCCCAGGTCTGCCTGCATTCTTCTTCCCCTTCGCCGTCACCATCATCATCGAAGCCTGAGCAGAAAAAGACCATTGATA cagcatcagctcAGAGGACTTCAGCGGTCCGTCTGAAGGACTCGGCGCCTCCTCTGCATGTCAGAGATGGTACTGCAGCCACCATGGAGGATTTCACCTGCAAAGATCAAACAGTCTGCTCGTATCAGCAGATCAGCTGCCTTGACAGTGTCATCAG GTATCTGGAGAGTTGTAATATCCCAATCACAGTGAAGAGAAAGTATCAGTTCTCCTCAAACACAACTTCCTCCAACTCAGACGATGATAAGAAGGGCTCTGAGGATGGCATGCAAGTGCCCCAGGATACAGCCACAG ATCCTTTGATGCTAGATGCCCAGCCAGGCCTGTCAAACATGAAAGCACCTAAGAAACCTCCATCTGGCGCTGCTGCTGTGGTGGGAGGACCGCTGGCCCCCCTCACTCTGCCCAGCAAGGCCGAGAGCGTGGTGTCCATCACCTCTCAGTGCAGCTACAGCAGCACCATCGTCCATGTGGGAGACAAGAAGCCTCAGCCAGAGTCAG AAATAATTGAGGATGTAGTAGAGAGCCCAGCGCCCCCAGCACTCCCTGTCAGTGTGGTGTCTCCACCCAGCCAAGAGAAGGAGGCCTATAAGAGACTGGGACTGACAAAACAGGTACTGGCTGCACACACCCAGAAAGAAGAGCAGGCCTTCCTCAACCGATGCAGAGAGCTCCGCAATGCCAGGACCTTCCAGAAAGACTGTTCGACATATCTGCACAAGCAGAGGAGTCCAGGCAACGCTGAAG AATCATCTGGACTACGAGGTGCTGCCAAACAGGGCACCACCAGGCCCGAGACAACTGCCAAAAAGGGCAATCGCAACAGGAAGTCCAAGAAGCCACGAATGAAGCATCCTGATTCATCAGACAGTGCTGTGTCCAACCGCAAACCCCGGCCCCCTCTCCAAGGTCTCAACCAGACGTCTTGGTCTCCATCAGAAGCCTCACAGTCAGCATTTAATGTCTCCTACCCTGCCATGGTGCCTGCATACCCTCTCTACCCCCCAGCACCTGCTGCGTCAGCTCAGCCTCCCCGCCCTGATCCCTCTTTATCCACAGGTTTTGGTGAGGGTCAAAGCACCCAAGCCCCACCTACTGCCACTCCATTCCCTGCTCCCATTGTTACACCTGTTGTGGCTCTTGTGCTGCCAAATTACCTCTTTCCCCAGATTGGGCAGCTGGGAGCTGCTCCTAGACCAACATTTTTCCCAGAGCAGACCCAGACACAACCTGCATATACTACCCAGCAGGCCTTTCAGCCCCCACAGCCAGCCTACACCTTGCAAACGCAAGCCCCTTTCACCAGCCAATCAGCATTTCCTGTGCAGACTGCCTTTACACCCCAACAGCCATTCCAAGGCGCTCAGACCCCATACACTACCCAGCAGCCTTTCCAGGCTGCTCAGACTGCCTACACTGCACAGCAGCCCTTTGCTACTCAGCCTTCTTTCCCAGTGCAGACTCAGTTTGTAGCACAAGGTCCTTATCCACCTCAGCCCTTTCCCTACACCCTCGCGCCTGAACCCCCAAAAGCCCCAGCCATGGAGAATCGAGAAGGGGCGGCGTCACGCTCCTCCACTCCTGCTTCTGGAGCACGGGAGCCAGCAACATCACCACCGCTGTTTGAGTCTCGGTGCAGCTCACCACTGCAGCTTAATCTGCTGAGCATGGAGGAGGGTCAGCGCTCAGTGGAACGTCAGGACAGCACAGCGCCCTCTGCTGGTGGACAGGGCAGCAGTACAGCAGCAGTGTCAGGAGGAGTCGGGGCAGCAGGGGAGAAGAATGGAGGCACAACCATGACTGAAAAACACCAACAG GTGGAGTCTCCAGGAGATGGTGCTCACAGTGATGGTAATTCCTCATCTTGTGACCTCCTGGATATActgctgcaggagcaggaggactCCCACTCCGGGACAGGATCAGCTACCTCTGGCTCCATGGGCTCAGGATCAGGTTCTGGATCAGGTTCAGGATCGGGTTCAGGCTGCAATGGCTGTGGTACCTCTGCAAGTGGAGCTTCTGGAAGCAGAACAG GGAGCAGCAACACCAGCAAATACTTTGGCAGTGTGGACTCCTTGGAACACGACCCAAAGGGCAAAGCCAAGACAAGGGGAGAAGGAGGATCTGAAGGCAGCCAGTCACAGGCCAAAGTCTCAGCTCAAGGGGACGGagatcattttattaaatatgttctCCAAGAGCCTCTCTGGCTGCTGATGGCCAATGCTGATGACAAGGTCATGATGACATATCAAATGCCATCCAG GGACATTCAGAAGGTTCTGCGAGAAGATAAGGAAAGACTGAGGCAGATGCAGAAGAGCCAGCCTCACTTTACTTCAGACCAGCGACGAGAGCTAGTGGAGGAGCACCCCTGGATGAGGAGGGGAGGTCTACCTGCTGCTATTAATGTGAAG gaGTGTGTGTACTGCGAGGATGCAGCGGCGACCCCCATCGAGGACGACCTACCAGACATGGACATGGGTGTGTTAGGTGAGGAGCTGGGCCAAGCGGGACAGAACGCTGCGAGCCAATCAAAAGAGTCACCTCAACCTCAACTGAACTCTGcctcctga
- the LOC113172248 gene encoding period circadian protein homolog 2 isoform X2: protein MSEDTDPKHYLYSTLKVRERKREKVGFQSEEEEGSTCTSVSQLHRMASSYSEGCGGGDGVELETELGLASEGSDSSHEHPASPHDDRKRPRPTLHEDVEMGGSGSSGSGTESHGNESHGNESHGNESVGSSNGNGKDSALMESSGSNKSSNSHSPSPPSSSNAFSLVSSEQDNPSTSGCSSEQSAKAKTQKELFKTLKELKMHLPSEKRSKGKSSTVNTLKYALRCVKQVKANEEYYQMLMINDSQPPGFDVSSYTIEEINSITSEYTLKNTDIFAVAVSLITGKIVYISDQAASILNCKREVFNNAKFVEFLTPQDVSVFYSFTTPYRLPSWSMCTGAESSPTECMQEKSFFCRISGGKEREGDLQYYPFRMTPYLMKVQDAELGEEQFCCLLLAERVHSGYEAPRIPPDKRIFTTTHTPNCVFQDVDERAVPLLGYLPQDLIGTPVLLNLHPSDRPLMLAVHRKILQYAGQPFDHSSIRFCARNGEYITIDTSWSSFVNPWSRKVSFVIGRHKVRMGPVNEDVFAAPAFHGGKIMDSDIQEISEQIHRLLLQPVHNMGSSGYGSHGSNGSHEQLVSIGSSSESNGNMTAGNTAEETGKAKPARTFQEICKGVHMLKNQDSQVCLHSSSPSPSPSSSKPEQKKTIDTSAQRTSAVRLKDSAPPLHVRDGTAATMEDFTCKDQTVCSYQQISCLDSVIRYLESCNIPITVKRKYQFSSNTTSSNSDDDKKGSEDGMQVPQDTATDPLMLDAQPGLSNMKAPKKPPSGAAAVVGGPLAPLTLPSKAESVVSITSQCSYSSTIVHVGDKKPQPESEIIEDVVESPAPPALPVSVVSPPSQEKEAYKRLGLTKQVLAAHTQKEEQAFLNRCRELRNARTFQKDCSTYLHKQRSPGNAEESSGLRGAAKQGTTRPETTAKKGNRNRKSKKPRMKHPDSSDSAVSNRKPRPPLQGLNQTSWSPSEASQSAFNVSYPAMVPAYPLYPPAPAASAQPPRPDPSLSTGFGEGQSTQAPPTATPFPAPIVTPVVALVLPNYLFPQIGQLGAAPRPTFFPEQTQTQPAYTTQQAFQPPQPAYTLQTQAPFTSQSAFPVQTAFTPQQPFQGAQTPYTTQQPFQAAQTAYTAQQPFATQPSFPVQTQFVAQGPYPPQPFPYTLAPEPPKAPAMENREGAASRSSTPASGAREPATSPPLFESRCSSPLQLNLLSMEEGQRSVERQDSTAPSAGGQGSSTAAVSGGVGAAGEKNGGTTMTEKHQQVESPGDGAHSDGNSSSCDLLDILLQEQEDSHSGTGSATSGSMGSGSGSGSGSGSGSGCNGCGTSASGASGSRTGSSNTSKYFGSVDSLEHDPKGKAKTRGEGGSEGSQSQAKVSAQGDGDHFIKYVLQEPLWLLMANADDKVMMTYQMPSRDIQKVLREDKERLRQMQKSQPHFTSDQRRELVEEHPWMRRGGLPAAINVKECVYCEDAAATPIEDDLPDMDMGVLGEELGQAGQNAASQSKESPQPQLNSAS from the exons ATGTCTGAGGACACTGATCCAAAGCACTACCTGTACTCAACCCTGAAAGTGCGTGAACGGAAACGGGAAAAGGTTGGCTTCCAGtcggaggaagaggagggttCTACCTGCACCTCAGTTAGCCAACTTCACCGCATGGCCAGCAGTTACAGTGAGGGTTGTGGAGGGGGGGATGGGGTTGAGCTGGAGACAGAGTTGGGACTGGCCTCTGAGGGTAGCGACAGCAGCCATGAACATCCGGCCTCTCCACACGATGACCGGAAGCGGCCACGCCCAACGTTACATGAAGATGTAGAGATGGGTGGCAGTGGCTCGAGTGGGAGTGGGACAGAATCCCATGGTAACGAGTCGCATGGCAATGAGTCCCATGGCAATGAATCTGTGGGCAGCTCGAACGGCAACGGAAAGGATTCTGCTCTCATGGAGTCTTCAGGCAGCAACAAGAG CTCGAATTCTCACAGCCCCTCACCACCAAGCAGTTCCAACGCCTTCAGCCTGGTGAGCTCTGAGCAGGACAACCCTTCAACCAGCGGCTGCAG CAGCGAACAGTCAGCCAAAGCTAAGACACAGAAGGAGCTCTTTAAGACCCTCAAGGAGCTAAAAATGCACTTGCCGTCAGAAAAGAGGAGCAAGGGCAAGTCCAGCACCGTCAATACGCTCAAATACGCACTGCGGTGTGTGAAACAGGTGAAAG CCAATGAAGAATACTACCAGATGCTGATGATCAATGACAGTCAGCCACCAGGGTTCGATGTGTCATCCTACACCATTGAGGAAATCAACAGCATCACCTCTGAATACACCCtcaaaaacact GATATATTTGCTGTCGCTGTCTCACTCATCACGGGGAAGATTGTTTACATCTCAGACCAGGCGGCATCCATCTTAAACTGCAAGCGTGAAGTGTTCAATAATGCCAAGTTTGTGGAGTTCCTAACACCTCAGGACGTCAGTGTGTTCTACAGCTTCACCACGCCCTACCGCCTGCCTTCATGGAGCATGTGCACCGGAGCAG AGTCATCTCCCACGGAGTGCATGCAGGAGAAATCCTTCTTTTGCCGCATCAG TGGTGGTAAGGAGCGTGAGGGGGATCTGCAGTATTATCCTTTCCGTATGACTCCTTATTTGATGAAAGTCCAGGATGCTGAGCTGGGCGAGGAGCAGTTCTGCTGCCTCTTGCTGGCTGAGAGGGTGCACTCAGGATATGAAG cACCCAGAATCCCCCCCGACAAACGTATCTTCACTACCACTCACACTCCTAACTGCGTGTTCCAGGATGTGGATGAGAG GGCTGTTCCTCTGTTGGGTTACCTCCCTCAGGACCTGATTGGTACCCCTGTGTTGCTTAATCTGCACCCAAGTGACAGGCCTTTAATGCTGGCAGTGCATCGCAAGA TCCTGCAGTATGCTGGTCAACCGTTTGACCACTCCTCGATCCGTTTCTGTGCAAGAAACGGTGAATATATCACCATCGACACCAGCTGGTCCAGCTTTGTTAACCCCTGGAGTCGCAAGGTCTCCTTTGTCATTGGCAGGCACAAAGTTCGTAT ggGTCCTGTGAATGAAGATGTCTTTGCAGCACCTGCTTTCCACGGAGGAAAGATCATGGATTCAGACATCCAGGAAATAAGTGAACAGATCCACAGGCTGCTGCTTCAA CCGGTCCACAACATGGGCTCCAGCGGTTATGGTAGCCATGGTAGCAATGGCTCCCATGAGCAACTGGTGAGCATCGGCTCATCCAGTGAGAGCAACGGGAACATGACGGCAGGGAATACAGCAGAGGAAACGGGCAAGGCCAAGCCTGCCAGGACGTTCCAGGAGATTTGTAAGGGTGTTCACATGCTGAAGAACCAGGACTCCCAGGTCTGCCTGCATTCTTCTTCCCCTTCGCCGTCACCATCATCATCGAAGCCTGAGCAGAAAAAGACCATTGATA catcagctcAGAGGACTTCAGCGGTCCGTCTGAAGGACTCGGCGCCTCCTCTGCATGTCAGAGATGGTACTGCAGCCACCATGGAGGATTTCACCTGCAAAGATCAAACAGTCTGCTCGTATCAGCAGATCAGCTGCCTTGACAGTGTCATCAG GTATCTGGAGAGTTGTAATATCCCAATCACAGTGAAGAGAAAGTATCAGTTCTCCTCAAACACAACTTCCTCCAACTCAGACGATGATAAGAAGGGCTCTGAGGATGGCATGCAAGTGCCCCAGGATACAGCCACAG ATCCTTTGATGCTAGATGCCCAGCCAGGCCTGTCAAACATGAAAGCACCTAAGAAACCTCCATCTGGCGCTGCTGCTGTGGTGGGAGGACCGCTGGCCCCCCTCACTCTGCCCAGCAAGGCCGAGAGCGTGGTGTCCATCACCTCTCAGTGCAGCTACAGCAGCACCATCGTCCATGTGGGAGACAAGAAGCCTCAGCCAGAGTCAG AAATAATTGAGGATGTAGTAGAGAGCCCAGCGCCCCCAGCACTCCCTGTCAGTGTGGTGTCTCCACCCAGCCAAGAGAAGGAGGCCTATAAGAGACTGGGACTGACAAAACAGGTACTGGCTGCACACACCCAGAAAGAAGAGCAGGCCTTCCTCAACCGATGCAGAGAGCTCCGCAATGCCAGGACCTTCCAGAAAGACTGTTCGACATATCTGCACAAGCAGAGGAGTCCAGGCAACGCTGAAG AATCATCTGGACTACGAGGTGCTGCCAAACAGGGCACCACCAGGCCCGAGACAACTGCCAAAAAGGGCAATCGCAACAGGAAGTCCAAGAAGCCACGAATGAAGCATCCTGATTCATCAGACAGTGCTGTGTCCAACCGCAAACCCCGGCCCCCTCTCCAAGGTCTCAACCAGACGTCTTGGTCTCCATCAGAAGCCTCACAGTCAGCATTTAATGTCTCCTACCCTGCCATGGTGCCTGCATACCCTCTCTACCCCCCAGCACCTGCTGCGTCAGCTCAGCCTCCCCGCCCTGATCCCTCTTTATCCACAGGTTTTGGTGAGGGTCAAAGCACCCAAGCCCCACCTACTGCCACTCCATTCCCTGCTCCCATTGTTACACCTGTTGTGGCTCTTGTGCTGCCAAATTACCTCTTTCCCCAGATTGGGCAGCTGGGAGCTGCTCCTAGACCAACATTTTTCCCAGAGCAGACCCAGACACAACCTGCATATACTACCCAGCAGGCCTTTCAGCCCCCACAGCCAGCCTACACCTTGCAAACGCAAGCCCCTTTCACCAGCCAATCAGCATTTCCTGTGCAGACTGCCTTTACACCCCAACAGCCATTCCAAGGCGCTCAGACCCCATACACTACCCAGCAGCCTTTCCAGGCTGCTCAGACTGCCTACACTGCACAGCAGCCCTTTGCTACTCAGCCTTCTTTCCCAGTGCAGACTCAGTTTGTAGCACAAGGTCCTTATCCACCTCAGCCCTTTCCCTACACCCTCGCGCCTGAACCCCCAAAAGCCCCAGCCATGGAGAATCGAGAAGGGGCGGCGTCACGCTCCTCCACTCCTGCTTCTGGAGCACGGGAGCCAGCAACATCACCACCGCTGTTTGAGTCTCGGTGCAGCTCACCACTGCAGCTTAATCTGCTGAGCATGGAGGAGGGTCAGCGCTCAGTGGAACGTCAGGACAGCACAGCGCCCTCTGCTGGTGGACAGGGCAGCAGTACAGCAGCAGTGTCAGGAGGAGTCGGGGCAGCAGGGGAGAAGAATGGAGGCACAACCATGACTGAAAAACACCAACAG GTGGAGTCTCCAGGAGATGGTGCTCACAGTGATGGTAATTCCTCATCTTGTGACCTCCTGGATATActgctgcaggagcaggaggactCCCACTCCGGGACAGGATCAGCTACCTCTGGCTCCATGGGCTCAGGATCAGGTTCTGGATCAGGTTCAGGATCGGGTTCAGGCTGCAATGGCTGTGGTACCTCTGCAAGTGGAGCTTCTGGAAGCAGAACAG GGAGCAGCAACACCAGCAAATACTTTGGCAGTGTGGACTCCTTGGAACACGACCCAAAGGGCAAAGCCAAGACAAGGGGAGAAGGAGGATCTGAAGGCAGCCAGTCACAGGCCAAAGTCTCAGCTCAAGGGGACGGagatcattttattaaatatgttctCCAAGAGCCTCTCTGGCTGCTGATGGCCAATGCTGATGACAAGGTCATGATGACATATCAAATGCCATCCAG GGACATTCAGAAGGTTCTGCGAGAAGATAAGGAAAGACTGAGGCAGATGCAGAAGAGCCAGCCTCACTTTACTTCAGACCAGCGACGAGAGCTAGTGGAGGAGCACCCCTGGATGAGGAGGGGAGGTCTACCTGCTGCTATTAATGTGAAG gaGTGTGTGTACTGCGAGGATGCAGCGGCGACCCCCATCGAGGACGACCTACCAGACATGGACATGGGTGTGTTAGGTGAGGAGCTGGGCCAAGCGGGACAGAACGCTGCGAGCCAATCAAAAGAGTCACCTCAACCTCAACTGAACTCTGcctcctga